A segment of the Streptomyces sp. Tu 2975 genome:
GATCCTCTGTCGGACCTGCGGGCGGCTGAAGAAGCACGCCATTCCTGCGATCCCGCCTTCCGACACGGAGTCGTCGTCGGTTTCGACGGATCGACGTCCAGTGAGCGAGCGCTCGCCTACGCCATCGGTATGGCGAGGCGGACGGGGTCCGGTCTGATCATCGTCCATGTCGCCAACCGGCTGCCCACTACGGTCTGGGCCGGCTGCGAGCCGCCCGTCTTCGTCGACGTGCCCGATCACCGCACCGAGGTGCTGGGCCTGGAGCTGGCCTGCGCGGACTACCTCACCGAGGTCCCGTGGATCCTGGTCGAGCGCGGCGGCGACATCTGTCACGAGCTGGAAGAGGTCGGCCGGGAGTATTCGGCGGACGCGATCGTGGTCGGCTCCACGCACGGCATCGTCGGCCGGCTCTTCGGGTCGGTCGCGGGCCGGCTCGCGAAGCGCGCGCAGCGCCCCGTCGTCGTGATCCCCTGAGTCGTGGTCCCCTGAGTCGTGGTCCCCCTGAACCGGAAGTCCGAAGCCGGGCCCGGACCTCCTCGACCGGATCGCCCGAACGTCCTCCCCGATCACCGGCACCAGGGTCGGACTTCCCTCTCGTCCCGGTGGTCCGTTTCTTCCCCCTCGCCACCGCGCGTCGGGTGAGGCTCCGTCAACTCCCTGACGAGCCAGGCATGTACGGAAATCTACCCATGCGTAACAGGTGGATTGTGCGCTTGTGAAGGGTAGATATCCGGTCGCTGGGATTGCAGCACATGGCGCAGCACAACTGCACAGGACAGGAAGGGAGCCCGCCGTGGACAACGGAGTCTCTGCGGGAACTGGTTCTACTTCGACTCTCGGCAACCTCGCCCTCGGGCTGACGCTGCTGGCCTTCGGTGTGGGCAACACCGGAGTGATCGACAACGTCTCCGCCACCGATGCCGCCGCGCTCGCGACGTGGGTCGGCGGAGTGGCGCTCTTCGTCGTCGGCCTGCTCGAGTTCCGTGCGGGCAACGGCGGTTCGGGAACCGCCTTCGCCGGTCTCGGCGCCTTCTGGTTCACCTGGGGGACCGCCGTGGGAGGCGAGACCTCGGCCGAGGCGGCGGGCCTGTTCATGTTGCTGTGGGCGCTGCTCGCCCTGACGCTGACCGCCGCCGCCTCCGGCAGCGGCGTGCTCGGCCAAGGGGTGTACGGGCTGCTGACCCTCGCACTGCTGCTGGGCGGCACAGCCGCCTTCGCGGGCAACGAGGGCCTGGCCAAGGCCGGCGGCTGGGTCGGCGCGGTCGCGGGCCTGGTGGCCTGGTACGGCGCGACGGCGGCGCTCGCCAAGTGGCCGACGTTCACGGGACGCGCTGCCGGCCGGCGGGTGACGGCCACCGGCTGAGGCCCGCGGGCCTCACGGCAGCTCCACGGGCGGCGCTCCGGGTGGCGCCCGCCCGATGAAGAAGGGAACGCCCCCTGTGTGCACGGTGGCACACAGGGGGCGTTCCTCATGAAGCGGTCCCGAGGCCGCCGCCTACTCGACGGTGACGGACTTGGCGAGGTTACGCGGCTTGTCGATGTCCCGGCCCAGCGCCAGCGCCGTGTGGTAGGCGAGGAGCTGGAGCGGGATGCCCATCAGGATCGGGTCGAGCTCGTCCTCGTTCTTCGGCACCACGATGGTGTGGTCGGCCTTCTCCTGCTCGCGGTGGGCGACGGCGAGGATGCGGCCGCTGCGCGCCTTGATCTCCTCGAGCGCGGCCCGGTTCTTCTCCAGCAGCTCGTCGTCCGGCACGATCGCCACGGTGGGCAGCGCGGGCTCGATCAGCGCGAGGGGCCCGTGCTTGAGTTCGGAGGCCGGGTAGGCCTCGGCGTGGATGTAGGAGATCTCCTTGAGCTTCAGGGAGGCCTCGAGCGCCACCGGGTAGCCGCGCACCCGGCCGATGAACATCATCGACTTGGCGTCCGCGTACTGCTCGGCCAGCTTCTTGATCTCGTCCTCGGACTCGAGGATCTCGCTGATCTGCGCGGGCAGCTTGCGGAGGCCCTCGATGATCCGCTTGCCCTCGGCGACGGACAGGTCGCGGATGCGGCCCAGGTGCAGGGCGAGCAGCGCGAAGGCGACGACCGTGTTGGTGAAGCACTTCGTGGAGACGACGCACACCTCGGGGCCGGCGTGGACGTACGTGCCGCCGTCGGCCTCACGGGCGATGGCGGAGCCGACGACGTTGACGACGCCGAGGACACGGGCGCCCTTGCGCTTGAGCTCCTGGACGGCCGCGAGGACGTCGTAGGTCTCGCCGGACTGGGAGACGGCGATGTACAGGGTGTCGGGGTCCACGACCGGGTTGCGGTAGCGGAATTCGGAGGCCGGCTCGGCGTCGGCGGGGATACGGGCGAGCGACTCGATGAGGCCGGCGCCGATCAGGCCCGCGTGGTAGGAGGTGCCGCAGCCGAGGATCTTCACGCGGCGGATGCCGCGGGCCTCACGAGCGTCCAGGTTCAGGCCGCCCAGGTGCACGGTGTTGAACCGGTCGTCGATCCGGCCGCGCAGCACGCGGTCGACCGCGTCGGGCTGCTCGGAGATCTCCTTGTGCATGTACGTGTCGTGGCCGCCCATGTCGTAGGAGGCGGCCTCCCACTCGACGGTCTCCGGAGTGGCGGTGGTGGACGCGCCCGTGGTCGTGTACGTGCGGAAGTCGTCGGCCTTCAGGGTGGCCATCTCGCCGTCGTCGAGGGTGACGATCTGGCGTGTGTGGGTGACCAGGGCGGCGACGTCGGAGGCGACGAACATCTCCTTCTCGCCGATGCCGAGGACGACGGGGGAGCCGTTGCGGGCCACCACGATGCGGTCGGCGAAGTCGGCGTGCATCACGGCGATGCCGTAGGTGCCCTCGATCACCTTGAGGGCCTCGCGGACCTTCTCCTCCAGGGTGGTGGCCTGGGAACGGGCGATCAGGTGGGTGATGACCTCGGTGTCGGTCTCGGAGGCGAAGACGACACCGTCCGCCTCCAGCTTGACGCGGAGCTCGGAGGCGTTGTCCACGATGCCGTTGTGGACGACGGCGACGTTGTTCTCCGGGTCCAGGTGCGGGTGGGAGTTGATGTCGCTGGGGGCGCCGTGGGTGGCCCAGCGGGTGTGGGCGATGCCGGTGGTGCCGGCGAAGCGCTTGGGGACGCGGGCCTCGAGCTCCCGGACCCGGCCCTTGGCCTTGACCATCTTCAGCCCGGGGGACTTGGGGCTGCTGATGACCACGCCCGCGGAGTCGTAGCCCCGGTACTCCAGCCGCTGCAGACCTTCCAGCAGCAGCGGAGCAACGTCACGCTTGCCGATGTATCCGACAATTCCACACATATGGTTTCTGCCCCTCCATAGATCAGAAGTGTGCCCGGCCCCGGTGGGGCTGCTCAGCCGTAGACCATGCGGCGCAGCTGGCGGAGCGAGAGCTCCGGCGGCGCCACGGCGCGGTGCGGCAGTTCGGCCGCGATCCGCTCGAAGATCTCGATGTTCACCGCGCCGCCGGACTTCAGTTCGCGATGACGGCGGCGGACGAACTCCTCGGTCGTCTCGTCGAAGTACGCCAGTACATCGAGCACCACCCGGGCGGCTTCACCGCGCTGGAGCGCGGTGCTGCGCACCAGGTGGTCGATGAGGTCGTCGTGCGACAGGCGCACAGACGGGCGAGGTTCGAGCACCCGTAGATATTGGAGTGCGGGCGCTGCTCTTCGCAAGAATCCTGCCCGATTCCGGGCAGGAGATAGCTCACATCTGCCTCTGGGGGTTCCGTTCCGCGGTGCCGCGCCCTTCCTCGGGCGGTGAATCGGCGTCCCGTGTCACCCCGATCCGGGCGGGCGTCCGCCCGGATGACGTTCACCGGTGGGGGATTTGCATGCCGACGGGACGAGTAAGTGGTCTACACCTTGACCGCAGTTGAGGCGCGCGGTACGCATGGTGACCGAGCGGTTGCTCTGCGCACGGACGAGAACCCGTCGAAGGGACCCCAGCCTGTGAGTCAGCCCCGACCGATCCCCCGTCTCCTCGGTTCCCTGTTGCTTGTCACGGCCACCCTGCTCTCCGGTGCCGTCGCCTCGGGTCCGGCCGCGGCCTCCGGGGCCGACAGCGCCGCCACCGTCCGGCCGCTCGGCCAGATCGTCCCCGCACCCGTCTCCGCGGAGCCGGGCGGCGCCCCCTACACGCTGACCGCAGGTACGAGGATCCGCACCGACGCCTCACCCGAGGCGCGCGCCGTCGCGGAGCGCCTCGCCGAGGTGCTGCGCCCGTCGACCGGCTACGCCCTGCCGATCACCACCCGGCCCGCGGCCGGATCGATCAGCCTGCGGCTCAGCGCCGGGGAGAGCGCCCTGGGCGACGAGGGCTACCGCCTGAAGTCCTCCCCCGGCGGGCTCACCGTCACCGCGCACAGGCCCGCCGGCCTCTTCCACAGTGTGCAGACACTGCGTCAGCTGCTGCCCGCCGCGATCGAGGCGGACTCTCCCCGCAGCGGCCCGTGGCAGGTCGCGGGCGGCACGATCACCGACGTCCCGCGCTACACGCACCGGGGCGCGATGCTCGACGTCTCGCGGCACTTCCTCACCGTCGAGCAGGTCAAGCGCTACATCGACCACCTCGCCCTCTACAAGATCAACACGCTCCATCTCCATCTCTCCGACGACCAGGGCTGGCGCATCGCGATCGACTCGTGGCCGCGACTGGCCACGTACGGCGGCTCCACGCAGGTCGGCGGCGGCCCCGGCGGTCACTACACCAAGGCCCAGTACAAGGAGATCGTCCGGTACGCCTCCTCCCGCTATCTGGAGGTCGTGCCGGAGATCGACATGCCGGGGCACACCAACGCCGCCCTGGCCTCGTACGCCGAGCTCAACTGCGACGGCGTGGCCCCGCCGCTCTACACGGGCACGGCCGTCGGCTTCAGCTCGCTGTGCGTGCGCAAGGAGCTGACGTACGACTTCGTGGACGACGTGATCCGGGAGGTGGCCGCGCTCACGCCCGGCAGGTACATCCACATCGGCGGCGACGAGGCGCACTCCACCAGCCACGAGGACTACGTGGCGTTCATGAACAGGGTGCAGCCGATCGTCGCCCAATACGGCAAGACCGTCATCGGCTGGCACCAGTTGACCGGCGCGAGCCCGCAGAAGGGCGCTCTCGCCCAGTACTGGGGCCTCGACGGCACGAGCCAGGCCGAGAAGGCAAGGGTCGCGGAGGCCGCGAAGAACGGCACCGGGCTGATCCTCTCGCCCGCCGACCGGGTCTACCTCGACATGAAGTACGACAAGGACACCGAACTGGGCCTGTCCTGGGCCGGTTACGTCGAGGTGCGGAGGTCCTACGACTGGGACCCGGGCACCTACCTGCCGGGCGCGCCCGCGAGTGCCGTCCGGGGCGTCGAGGCGCCCCTGTGGACGGAGACCATCTCCACCGACGCGCACATCGACCGGATGGCGTTCCCGCGGCTGCCCGGTGTCGCGGAGCTGGGCTGGTCACCGGCGTCCACGCACGACTGGGACACCTACAAGGTGCGGCTCGCGGCGCAGGGGCCGCGGCTGTCGGAGCTCGGCATCGACTACCACCGCTCGCCGCAGGTGCCGTGGCCGGCGCAGTGAGCGTCGGGTGAGAAACCGGCGCCCGGCGGTAGGGACCGTATCCCGCCGGGCGCCGGCCGTTCATCGGGCGCCGGGTCGCGCCTGTGCGTTCCGAACGTCTACGAGGCGAACCGCGCGATCGGGTTCGTCAGCGTGCCGACGAACTGGAGCGCGGCCGACGGGTCGGCCAGGTCCACCATCTGCCGGTTGTTGCGCAACTGGAGCCGGTTCAGGCAGGACAGCGCGAACTCGTCCGCGAACATGTCGTACTGCGCGAACTTGTCCGCCAGCTCGGGCACCGACCGCTGGTACGCGCGGACGCACTCGGCGACCGTGCGCCAGAAGTCGTCCTCGGAGAGCACCCCCTCCTCGGCGAGCGTCGCGCCGAGGAAGCGGAAGAAGCAGTCGAAGACGTCCGTGAAGATCGAGAGGATCTTGGTCTCCTCCGGCACCTCCACCCGGATGCGGTCGACGGACGGCGGCAGCACCGCGTCCGGGTCCATCACCGCGATCTCCTCCGCGATGTCCTTGAAGATCGCCCGCCGGACCGCGCCGTTCTCGCCGAGCGCCAGGATGACGTTCTCGCCGTGCGGCATGAAGACCAGGTCGTAGGCGTAGAAGCTGTGCAGCACCGGCAGCAGATAGGCGTCCAGATAGCCGCGCAGCCACTCGGTGGGGGCCAGGCCCGACTCGGCGATCAGCGCGCCCGCGAACGACGCGCCCTCGTGGTCGACGTGCAGCAGGGAGGCCATGGTGGCGAGCCGCTCGCCGTCCTCCAGGGACGCCACCGGGCTCTCGCGCCACAGGGCGGCGAGCATCTTGCGGTAGGGGGAGTACCGGTCGGTCGCGGCCTCGTACTCGAGGTGGCGGTAACCCACGGCCGCACGCTCACGGATGATCGAGAAGCGGGCGGCCTTCAGCACGTCGTCGCCGTCGATCAGCCCGGCCAGCCAGTCGTTGATGGCCGGCGTGGCCTCCATGTACGCGGCGGAGAGGCCGCGCATGAAGCCCATGTTGAGGACGGACAGGGCCGTCTTCACGTAGTGCTTGGCCGGGGCGTCGGTGTTGAAGAACGTCCGGATGGACTGCTGAGCCAGGTAGCGGTCGTCGCCCTCGCCCAGGTACACCAGCCGCTGCTGGGCGATCTCGGCGGCGAAGGTCACGGACAGCTTGTTCCACCACTGCCAGGGATGGGCCGGGATCAGCAGGTGATCCGCGAGATCGAGGCCCTGGTCCGCGAGGGTCTTGGCGAAGCGGTCCACGGCGTCGTCGCCGAGCTCGGCACGGATGAACGTCTCGTAGTCGATGCCCGCGCCGGCGGTGAACGCGGCGCGGTCGCGGCGGGCCGCCAGCCACACCAGCCGGACGGGGTTCGCGGCCTCCGGGGCGTAGGCGTGGTACTCGTCGATGCCGAAGCCGAGGCGGCCGTTGTTGGCGACGAAGCAGGGGTGGCCCTCCGTCATGCCGGTCTCGACCGCCTGGAAGTCCGCCTTGGCCAGCTCGGCGGCCGCGACCTGCGGTTTCGCCGACTTGTACGCCGTGCCGGAGAGGGTGGAGGAGATCTCCTCCAGATACACGGGCAGGATCTCGTCGCTCAGCCCCAGGGAGCCCCGCATCTCGATGACGAACTCCAGCGCGTCCAGCGGCAGCTGCGCGCCGTCGCGGTGGCGGCTGATCGACTCGGCGGCCACCTGCCAGTGGTCGAGGGCGAAGCGGCGGGCGGTGAAGCGGTACTCGGTCGCGCCGTCGTCCGCGACGAGGCGGTAGGCGCCGTCGCCGAGGTGCTCGGGGGTCAGCAGCCGCTCGTGGGTGAACTCCGCGAGGGCCTTGCGGACGAGCATCCGGTTGGCGTGCGCCCAGCGATCGGGCGTGAGGTGGGACACGGGGTTCATCGGGCCACCCCCGTGGCCGCCTCGAACTGCTCGCGGGTGCAGAAGCTCAGCAGAGCCTCCTTCTCGGGCTTCACTATCTTCTCGGCGGCGACGAAGCCGACGGCCTCGTTGAGCCGGTGCACGGCCGAATTGCCGACGTCCGGCTCGACCACGACCCGCTCCGTCGCCGGATCGGCGAACAGCTCACGCATCACGGCGGTGATCACGGCGAGGGTGAAGCCGTGCACGGGCCGGTCGGTCGGCGCGACGAGGAAGTGCATGCCGACGTCGCCGGGCTCCGGGTCGTACAGCCCGACGAGCTCCACGTACCGCGGGTCGTAGCTCTCCATCAGGAACGCGGGCTCGCCGTCGTGGAGGCCTATGAACGCGTGGTGGTGCTCGTGCGCCGCTATGCGCATGTACTCGCGCTCGACGTCCTGGAGTTTCGCGTCCTGCATCATCCAGAACGCTGCCTTCGGGTGGGTGACCCAGCTGTGCAGCAGCTCGGCGTCCGCCAAGGGGTCGAGGGGGCTGACGGTGAGGGAACCGACGGCGGTGGTGGTGCTCATACGGCGAACTCCTGGAACGCGATGGACTTCTCTACGGCGTAGTACTCGCTGCCCAGCAGCTCGCCGATGATGTAGGCGTTTCGGTAGGCGCCCATGCCCAGGTCGGGCGAGGTGATCGAGTGGGTGTGCACGCCCGCGTTCTGGAGGAAGATCTCCCGGCCGGCCGTGTCGATGGAGTAGTTGCGGGCGACGTCGAAGCGGCCGTGGCCGTCGCGCCGGATCCGGTCGGCGACGGGCTCAAGGAAGGCGGGGGTGACGTACCGGTAGCCGGTGGCCAGGATCAGGCCCTCGGTGTGCAGCTCGTAGTCCTTGCCCTGCTCCTCCTGGCGCAGCCCCAGCGTGTAGGTGCCGTCCTCGTACGAAGCTGTCCGCAGTGCGGAGTTGGTCAGCAGCCGGGTGGGGACCGGGCCCTTCAGGTTCTTCTGGTAGAGCAGGTCGAAGATCGCGTCGATCAGCTCCGAGTCGATGCCCTTGAACAGGCCCTTCTGCTGGGACTCGAGTCTGTAGCGGGTCTCCTCCGGCAGCGCGTGGAAGTAGTCGATGTACTCCGGGGAGGTCATCTCCAGCGTCAGCTTGGTGTACTCCAGCGGGAAGAAGCGCGGGGAGCGGGTCACCCAGTTGAGCCGGTAGCCGTGCACGTCGATCTCGGACAGCAGGTCGTAGTAGATCTCCGCCGCGCTCTGGCCGCTGCCGACGAGGGTGATCGACTCCTTCTTCTGCAGCGCCTCCTTGTGTTCCAGGTAGCGCGAGTTGTGCAGCAGGTCCCCGTCGAGACCCTGGCATGCCACGGGGATGTACGGCGGGGTGCCGGTGCCCAGGACGAGACGGCGGGCGGTGAATGCGTCGTCGGCGGTGCGCACCACGTACACCTCGCCCTCTTCGTCGTACGACACGGAGGTGACGGTGGTGTTGAAGCGGATGCTGCTCAGCCGGGCGGCGGCCCACCGGCAGTAGTCGTTGTACTCGGTCCGCAGCGGGTAGAAGTTCTCCCGGATGTAGAAGGAGTACAGCCTGCCCTTGTCCTTGAGGTAGTTCAGGAACGAGTAGGGCGAGGTCGGGTCGGCGAGGGTGACCAGGTCCGACATGAACGGCGTCTGGAGATGGGCGCCTTCCAGGAACATCCCGGAGTGCCATTCGAAGTCCGGCTTGGACTCCAGGAACAGGCCGTTCAGCTCGTCGATCGGCTCGGTCAGGCAGGCGAGGCCGAGGTTGAACGGACCCAGTCCGATACCGATGAAATCAAGAGGCGTGGACAAGGTTCTCTCCAAGGAACTGCTCGGCGTGGCCGGCGATCAGGTCGAGGACGGCGGTGATGTCTTCGGTCGTCGTCTCGGGATTGAGCAAGGTGAACTTCAGGTACTGGCGCCCGTCGACCTTGGTGCCGGCGACCACGGCCTCGCCCGACGCGAACAGCGCCTTGCGGGCGTGGAGGTTGGCCCGGTCGATCAGGGCGGGGTCCGTGACGGACCGCGGGATGTAGCGGTAGACCAGGGTGGACAGCTGCGGCCGCACGACCACGTCGTAGCGCGGGTCGGCGGCGAGCAGCTCCCAGCCGGCGGCGGCGAGGTCGCACACCTCGTCGAAGAGCTGCCCCACACCGTCGGCGCCCATCACCCGCAGCGTCATCCACAGCTTGAGCGCGTCGAAGCGGCGGGTGGTCTGCAGGGACTTGTCGACCTGGTTCGGTATGCGCTCTTCCAGGGTGCGTCGCGGGTTGAGGTAGTCGGCGTGGTAGGTGGCGTGGCGCAGGGTGGCCGCGTCCCGTACCAGTACCGCCGACGAACTCACCGGCTGGAAGAAGGACTTGTGGTAGTCGACGGTGACGGAGTCGGCGTGCTCGATGCCGTCGAGGAGATGGCGGCGGGCGGGTGAGGCCAGCAGTCCGCAGCCGTAGGCGGCGTCGACGTGCATCCAGGTCTCGTACAGCCCCGCGAGCTCGGCGATCTCCGGCAGCGGGTCGATGGAGCCGAAGTCCGTGGTGCCCGCGGTCGCGACGACGGCCATGGGGACGAGGCCCTCGGCGCGGCAGCGCTCCAGCTCCGCGGCGAGCGCCACGGTCTGCATCCGTTTGTCGCGATCCACGGGGATCGGGACGACGGCCTCGGGGCCGAGCCCGAGGAGCGTGGCCGACTTCTGGACGCTGAAGTGGCTGCACGCGGAGCTGAAGATGCGCAGTTTCGCCAGATCGGTGGTCTTGGCCTCCTGGCGGGCGAGCAGCAGGGCCTGGAGGTTGGACTGGGTGCCGCCACTGGTGAACACGCCGTCCGCGGCGGGGCCGAGGCCGATCCGCTGTGCGGTCCAGTCGATCAGGCGGCGCTCGATGAGTGTGCCGCCGGCGCTCTGGTCCCAGGTGTCCAAGGAGGAGTTGACCGCGGAGAGGACCGCCTCGCCCAGCACGGCCGGGATGACGACCGGGCAGTTGAGGTGGGCGAGGTAGCGGGGGGAGTGGAAGTAGACGGCGTCCCGGAGGTACACGTCCTCCAGCTCGTCCAGGGCGGCGGAGGCGTCTCCGAGCGGCCGGTCGAGGTCGATCGCGGAGACGACCGGGGCGAGCTGGTCGGGGGTGACTCCGGTGAACGGCCGTCGGGTCGTGGCGAGTCGGTTCGCCACCCGCTCGACTCCTTCGGTCACGGAGCGCCGGTAGTGCTCCGCCGTCATGTCATTGAGCAGGTGCGAGCGCATGCAATGTCCTCCCGTGGCGGGGACCTGGTCGCGCCTCAGGGGACAGGAAGAGGGGGGCGAGGGCGACGCCTAAGTAAGGTAAGCCTAACCTAACTCAGATCCCAGAAGTCCCTCGCCCCCCTCGGGGCGCAAGCGTTATGCCGTTGATCACACAATGACCGCCCAGCGACGGTCAGTTGAGCCGGCCGCGGTTCACTCGGCCTCTTCGGCCGGCTCCTCGCGGAGCCCGTCCTCGCTCAGGCCGCGCTTCCAGTAGCCGACGAAGGTGACCTTCCGCCGGTCGAACTCACGGTCGTTCACCAGATGGCGTCGCAGCGCCTTGATGCTGCCGGACTCACCCGCGATCCAGGCGTAGCCGACGCCCTCGGGGAACTCGGCGGCGGCGACGGCCTCCACGGCCGACGGCGCTCCCTCGTCCCGGACGAGCCAGGTGATGTCGGCCTCCGCGTCGGTCTTGAGCGGCAGCCGGTCACCGGCGTGCGGCACCTCCAGCCAGACCTTGGCCTTCCGGCCGGCCGGCAGCCACTCCAGGATCGCCGAGGCGGCGGGAAGCGCCGTCTCGTCCGCCCAGATCAGCACCCAGTCGGTGTCCTCGGGAGGCCGGCAGCGCACGCCGGTGTTGTCGGCGACCGCGGGGCCGAGCACCATCACCTTGTGACCGGGCTCGGCTGCCAGCGCCCAGCGGCAGGCCGGGCCGCCGTCATCGTGCATGGCGAAGTCGATGTCCACCTCGCCGTCCTCGACGCGCTGCTCCCGCACCGTGTACGAGCGCATCACGGCCCGTACGTCGTCGGGCAGCGCACGCCACGCGGCGAAGATGGCGGCGCCGTCACCCGCGTCGACGGGGACGACCGGCGCCGGCTGGCCGGGGTGCGGCAGGAACAGCGACAGGGACTGGTCGCGGCCTCCGGCCGCGAAGTCCCGCAGGCCGTCCTCCGCCTGTCCGGTGAAGGTGACTCGGACGAGCGACGGGCCGAGCCGCCTTGTCCGCGCAACCTGCAGGTCGAAGAAACGGAACGGGGCGATCTCGGCCTCGGTCGTCATCGTCAGGAGACCTTCTTCGCGTTCTCGATGGCCTTGGCGAGATCCTCGAGGATCGGCGCGCACTTGGCGTAGGAGTAGATCGGCTCGGTGACACGCGGGACGACCTGACCGGCCTTCACCGCGGGGAGACCGGCCCAGGTGGGCTTGGCCTTCAGGGTGTCGGGCTGCAGGGTGCCGGTGCGGTTGTCGAGCATGATGATGTCGGCCCCGTACTTGGCGGCGTTCTCCCAGCTGAGCTCCTCGAAGAAGCCCTGGGCGTTCGGCTTGGGCTCGACGAACTTCACGCCGAGCTCCTGGAAGTAGAGCGTGTCCGCCGACATCTTCGGGGCGGAGACGTAGAAGAGGTCCTGGCTGCCGGACCCGATGAGGACCTTCAGGTTCGGCTTGGCCTTGGCGGCCTGGCGCAGCCGCTCCGCGGCCTTCTCGAAGCGCGCCTTGGCGTCGGTGACCTTCTTGGCCTTCATGTCGGCGCCCAGGGACTCCGCGAGGTCCGCGCGGCGCTGAAGGGCGCCCGGCATGTTGATCTGGGCGGCCCACAGGGCGACGCTCGGGGCCAGCTTGAGGATCTTGTCCTTGGACTGGTCCGGCACGTACCAGAGGGCGTCCTTCTCCCACATGTCCGTCACCAGCAGCTCCGGCGCGAGCGCCGCGTACTTCTCGACATTGAACTCGCCCCAGACGTTGCCCAGGATCTCGAGCTTGGTGATGTCCATGTCGCCGGCCTGGACGTCGGCCTTGCCGTCGGCGGTCTTGGTCGGGCCGAACACGCCGGTGACCTCGACCCCGTAGTCGAACAGGGCGGCGGCGGTGCCGGTGAAGGCGACGATGTTCTTCGGGGCGGCCTTCGACTCGGACTTCTGGCCGCGGTCGTCGGTGAACGACCAAGGGCCGGACTTGGGGGCGGCCTTGTCGGAGTCGCCCTTCTTGCCCTTCGTCTCCTGGCCGCACGCGGCGAGTGCCACGCCGAGCCCGAGGGCGCCGCCGGCGGAGAGCAGGCCGCGTCGAGTGAGATGGGAAGCTCGGGCGTTGGGCATGGTGGTGTCCGCTTTCGTACGTACCGAATAGGCCACTGGCAGGTTTCGAAGGTAGGTTAGCCTAACCTCAGAAGTTGTCGAGGGTCGGCCGGGCGTCCGGGGCACGAGCGCGACGTGACCTTGAACACGCGGCGGCGCGCGGCCCCGTCAGGGTGCCGCGCGCCGCGATGAGTCCCAGGTCAGCCGGTGAGACCCAACTCCCTTGCGATCAGCATCCGCTGGACCTCGCTCGTGCCCTCGCCGATCTCCAGGATCTTCGAGTCGCGCCACATACGGGCCACCGGATACTCGTTCATGAAGCCGTAGCCGCCGTGGATCTGGGTCGCCTCACGGGCGTTGTCCACCGCGACCGTCGACGAGTACAGCTTGGCGACGGCCGCCTCCTTCTTGAACGGCTCGCCGTGCACCAGCCGCGACGCCGCGTCCCGCCAGCCCACGCGGGCCATATGGGCCTTCATCTCCATGTCCGCGATCTTGAACTGGATTGCCTGGTTCGACCCGATCGGCCTGCCGAACGCATGCCGCTCCCGCGCGTACTTCACGGACTCGTCCACACAGCCCTGCGCGAGGCCGGTCGCCAGCGCCGAGATGGCGATACGGCCCTCGTCGAGGATGCGGAGGAACTGCGCGTAGCCGCGGCCTTCCTCGCCGAGCAGGTTGGCGACCGGGACACGGACGTCGGCGAAGG
Coding sequences within it:
- a CDS encoding ABC transporter substrate-binding protein, which encodes MPNARASHLTRRGLLSAGGALGLGVALAACGQETKGKKGDSDKAAPKSGPWSFTDDRGQKSESKAAPKNIVAFTGTAAALFDYGVEVTGVFGPTKTADGKADVQAGDMDITKLEILGNVWGEFNVEKYAALAPELLVTDMWEKDALWYVPDQSKDKILKLAPSVALWAAQINMPGALQRRADLAESLGADMKAKKVTDAKARFEKAAERLRQAAKAKPNLKVLIGSGSQDLFYVSAPKMSADTLYFQELGVKFVEPKPNAQGFFEELSWENAAKYGADIIMLDNRTGTLQPDTLKAKPTWAGLPAVKAGQVVPRVTEPIYSYAKCAPILEDLAKAIENAKKVS
- a CDS encoding siderophore-interacting protein, with the translated sequence MTTEAEIAPFRFFDLQVARTRRLGPSLVRVTFTGQAEDGLRDFAAGGRDQSLSLFLPHPGQPAPVVPVDAGDGAAIFAAWRALPDDVRAVMRSYTVREQRVEDGEVDIDFAMHDDGGPACRWALAAEPGHKVMVLGPAVADNTGVRCRPPEDTDWVLIWADETALPAASAILEWLPAGRKAKVWLEVPHAGDRLPLKTDAEADITWLVRDEGAPSAVEAVAAAEFPEGVGYAWIAGESGSIKALRRHLVNDREFDRRKVTFVGYWKRGLSEDGLREEPAEEAE
- a CDS encoding lysine N(6)-hydroxylase/L-ornithine N(5)-oxygenase family protein, with translation MSTPLDFIGIGLGPFNLGLACLTEPIDELNGLFLESKPDFEWHSGMFLEGAHLQTPFMSDLVTLADPTSPYSFLNYLKDKGRLYSFYIRENFYPLRTEYNDYCRWAAARLSSIRFNTTVTSVSYDEEGEVYVVRTADDAFTARRLVLGTGTPPYIPVACQGLDGDLLHNSRYLEHKEALQKKESITLVGSGQSAAEIYYDLLSEIDVHGYRLNWVTRSPRFFPLEYTKLTLEMTSPEYIDYFHALPEETRYRLESQQKGLFKGIDSELIDAIFDLLYQKNLKGPVPTRLLTNSALRTASYEDGTYTLGLRQEEQGKDYELHTEGLILATGYRYVTPAFLEPVADRIRRDGHGRFDVARNYSIDTAGREIFLQNAGVHTHSITSPDLGMGAYRNAYIIGELLGSEYYAVEKSIAFQEFAV
- a CDS encoding aspartate aminotransferase family protein translates to MRSHLLNDMTAEHYRRSVTEGVERVANRLATTRRPFTGVTPDQLAPVVSAIDLDRPLGDASAALDELEDVYLRDAVYFHSPRYLAHLNCPVVIPAVLGEAVLSAVNSSLDTWDQSAGGTLIERRLIDWTAQRIGLGPAADGVFTSGGTQSNLQALLLARQEAKTTDLAKLRIFSSACSHFSVQKSATLLGLGPEAVVPIPVDRDKRMQTVALAAELERCRAEGLVPMAVVATAGTTDFGSIDPLPEIAELAGLYETWMHVDAAYGCGLLASPARRHLLDGIEHADSVTVDYHKSFFQPVSSSAVLVRDAATLRHATYHADYLNPRRTLEERIPNQVDKSLQTTRRFDALKLWMTLRVMGADGVGQLFDEVCDLAAAGWELLAADPRYDVVVRPQLSTLVYRYIPRSVTDPALIDRANLHARKALFASGEAVVAGTKVDGRQYLKFTLLNPETTTEDITAVLDLIAGHAEQFLGENLVHAS